A single window of Microbispora hainanensis DNA harbors:
- a CDS encoding LLM class flavin-dependent oxidoreductase: protein MSPPARKPFKLGFFTHVRSASGRGEAHEELVRLFVGAEALGYDVGFVAQHLLAGGEEGSAPSPLISLAPVAVATGRIGLGVAVVTLPITDPVQLAEDALTLDGISRGRLQLGLGTGNANIDKYAAFGRDKARATALFDENLAVLQGALAGHPLRGTDLTLPVDGTPLSRRLWRTAGSAASARRAALTGLGLLFGTATLDARTQQRPIIDAYLAQWAETGPVEAPAEVAGSLRPRLGGIRMIYPADSRESALAALGPFLKAGRARLAKVNGIDSRDLTDDQVLASMNVATGSPSQTAQALRDDAALLPEVDHLIAVTNIIEDAAAGLGRKRTVDVALEGLERIAAEVAPRLGWTPER from the coding sequence GTGAGTCCGCCCGCGCGCAAGCCATTCAAGCTGGGCTTCTTCACCCACGTGCGCTCCGCCTCCGGACGAGGGGAGGCGCATGAGGAGCTCGTCCGCCTCTTCGTGGGAGCCGAGGCACTCGGGTACGACGTCGGATTCGTGGCGCAGCACCTGCTGGCCGGCGGAGAGGAGGGATCGGCTCCGTCACCGCTGATCTCTCTTGCGCCGGTCGCCGTGGCGACCGGGCGCATCGGGCTCGGCGTCGCGGTGGTGACGTTGCCGATCACCGACCCCGTCCAGCTCGCCGAAGACGCGCTCACGCTGGACGGGATCTCCCGGGGGCGTCTGCAGCTCGGCCTCGGGACCGGCAACGCCAACATCGACAAGTACGCCGCCTTCGGCCGTGACAAGGCACGGGCGACGGCGCTGTTCGACGAGAACCTCGCCGTGTTGCAGGGCGCCCTCGCGGGCCACCCACTGCGGGGCACCGACCTGACCCTGCCGGTGGACGGCACGCCGTTGTCGCGCCGGCTCTGGCGCACCGCGGGCAGTGCCGCGTCGGCCCGCCGTGCCGCGCTCACCGGCCTCGGCCTGCTGTTCGGCACCGCGACCCTGGACGCCCGGACCCAGCAGCGGCCGATCATCGACGCGTACCTGGCCCAGTGGGCGGAGACGGGTCCCGTCGAGGCCCCGGCCGAGGTGGCGGGCAGCCTGCGGCCGCGGCTCGGCGGCATCCGGATGATCTACCCCGCCGACTCACGTGAGTCGGCGCTGGCGGCGCTGGGCCCGTTCCTGAAGGCCGGCCGGGCCCGTCTCGCGAAGGTCAACGGGATCGACTCCCGTGACCTGACCGACGACCAGGTGCTCGCGTCGATGAACGTCGCGACCGGCTCGCCGTCCCAGACGGCGCAGGCCCTCCGGGACGACGCCGCGCTGCTGCCCGAGGTGGACCATCTCATCGCCGTCACCAACATCATCGAGGACGCGGCTGCCGGGCTCGGCCGCAAACGCACGGTGGACGTCGCGCTGGAGGGCCTGGAGCGGATCGCGGCCGAGGTGGCACCGAGGCTCGGATGGACGCCGGAGCGATGA
- a CDS encoding ABC transporter ATP-binding protein encodes MTHALEAETALTDGVRHGVITIDGAGKDYLALDGNVVRGLSPVSLTIERGAFVSVVGRSGCGKSTLLRLVAGLEKPTSGTIRVGAERVDGPPDSARYVFQNYNESLLPWRTVGDNVRFGLRHGHGASRVSKAQEDELIREHLEEVGLGGTFNRYPSELSGGMQQRVAIARALAARPELLLLDEPFSAVDALSRGTLQDLVLRIWKEHGLTVLFVTHDIEEALYLSQRVIVLREKGGGIERDVTVDIPYPRTQVDFREDPRYLRLRREVLSLVVGAE; translated from the coding sequence ATGACACACGCACTCGAGGCCGAAACCGCCCTGACCGATGGCGTCCGTCATGGCGTCATCACCATCGACGGCGCCGGCAAGGACTACCTCGCGCTCGACGGGAACGTCGTACGCGGGCTCTCTCCGGTGAGCCTGACGATCGAGCGGGGCGCCTTCGTCTCCGTCGTCGGGCGTTCCGGCTGCGGCAAGTCCACCCTCCTCCGCCTCGTCGCGGGGCTGGAGAAGCCGACCTCCGGCACCATCCGCGTCGGCGCCGAACGGGTGGACGGGCCGCCCGACAGCGCCCGCTACGTCTTCCAGAACTACAACGAGTCGCTGCTGCCGTGGCGCACGGTCGGCGACAACGTCCGCTTCGGGCTGCGGCACGGGCACGGCGCCTCCCGTGTGTCCAAGGCACAGGAGGACGAGCTGATCCGGGAGCACCTCGAAGAGGTGGGGCTCGGGGGGACCTTCAACCGCTACCCCAGTGAACTGTCCGGCGGCATGCAGCAGCGGGTCGCGATCGCGCGGGCCCTCGCCGCGCGTCCCGAACTGCTGCTGCTCGACGAGCCGTTCAGCGCGGTCGACGCGCTCAGCCGCGGCACACTTCAGGACCTCGTGCTCCGGATCTGGAAGGAGCACGGCCTCACCGTCCTGTTCGTCACGCATGACATCGAAGAGGCCCTCTACCTGTCGCAGCGGGTGATCGTGCTTCGCGAGAAGGGCGGTGGGATCGAACGCGACGTCACCGTCGACATCCCGTACCCGCGCACGCAGGTCGACTTCCGCGAGGACCCCCGCTATCTCCGCCTCCGTCGCGAGGTGCTCAGCCTCGTCGTCGGTGCCGAGTGA
- a CDS encoding ABC transporter permease, producing the protein MTDIAGTPLKPSPRADAMAVTETTPGATPATVTGPDGAAPVENGLRPVGPVRRTVRRYLRSRASGWTLVALIVVFWQAYSGVHYDPTISSPDRIVETWWREATEGDLLRQLSITLRTMAEALALAVPLGVGIGFLMGRSRVIWGLSEPLVEILRLTPATAILPIYILFLGLGDQMKIAVFLTGGIFPMIINSYAGARGVSKILAETAQTYRLSWLQTQKEIALPFATPYILVGMRQSLGMSLVLAVVIGMLSGNDGIGYYLMFAQQNFNLRQLLAGVLTVAVIGYLFNAIFLLLEKRVTRWRRGTQAGEA; encoded by the coding sequence ATGACCGACATCGCCGGAACACCACTCAAGCCCAGCCCGCGGGCCGACGCCATGGCCGTCACCGAGACCACTCCGGGGGCCACCCCCGCGACCGTCACCGGGCCGGACGGCGCGGCCCCCGTGGAGAACGGGCTCAGGCCCGTCGGCCCCGTACGCCGGACGGTGCGCCGCTACCTCCGCAGCCGAGCGTCCGGCTGGACGCTCGTCGCCTTGATCGTCGTTTTCTGGCAGGCCTACTCGGGCGTCCACTACGACCCGACCATCTCCTCGCCGGACCGCATCGTCGAGACGTGGTGGCGAGAGGCGACCGAGGGCGATCTGCTGCGGCAACTGTCGATCACCCTGCGCACGATGGCCGAGGCGCTGGCGCTCGCGGTGCCGCTCGGCGTCGGAATCGGTTTCCTGATGGGCCGATCACGGGTGATCTGGGGGCTGTCCGAGCCGCTCGTCGAGATCCTGCGGCTCACTCCGGCCACCGCGATCCTGCCGATCTACATCCTGTTCCTCGGGCTCGGCGACCAGATGAAGATCGCCGTGTTCCTCACCGGAGGCATCTTCCCGATGATCATCAACTCTTACGCCGGCGCCCGCGGCGTGTCGAAGATCCTCGCCGAGACCGCGCAGACGTACCGCTTGTCGTGGCTGCAGACCCAGAAAGAGATCGCCCTGCCGTTCGCGACGCCGTACATCCTCGTCGGCATGCGGCAGTCGCTGGGCATGTCGCTGGTGCTCGCGGTCGTCATCGGCATGCTCTCTGGAAACGACGGCATCGGCTACTACCTGATGTTCGCCCAGCAGAACTTCAACCTGCGGCAACTGCTGGCCGGCGTGCTCACGGTCGCCGTCATCGGCTACCTGTTCAACGCGATCTTCCTGCTGCTCGAGAAGCGCGTCACCCGGTGGCGGCGCGGCACCCAGGCGGGTGAGGCGTGA
- a CDS encoding ABC transporter substrate-binding protein, with product MSTNRRRHRWLASGIAALAASTVLSSCGGSGSSAPAAAGNASAVHALDPAHPVELKVINTSGAFNIALARDYGFFAKYGLSVEESQLANGTQVLAALQGGSGEIGYADLYAGINAKAQGFNLKLVANNNTNAKQFPILVQADGPIKTPADLAGKTIALPPVPQHTVNLRGFLKANGVDPNQVKYSIVQAQAAAPQALASNSVDAFFGQWNQAYTNEGQPGAYNFRVLGNPDSSQWSNLKATTAAFWATGEWLENPEHQAVAHAFDKALHASYVWFKTLTPEKLQPILLKYQQIDLSKLTGGDPQKVDNLLTNTQPGPFDFDATQSWYELGLQYAPDKIQKGVDLHDLVFPSALQPEPELIQPPVNAG from the coding sequence GTGTCGACGAATCGCCGGCGCCACAGATGGCTCGCCTCCGGCATCGCCGCGCTCGCCGCCTCCACCGTGCTCTCCAGCTGCGGCGGCAGCGGCTCCTCCGCACCGGCCGCCGCCGGCAACGCCTCCGCCGTGCACGCGCTGGACCCCGCGCATCCGGTCGAACTCAAAGTGATCAACACATCGGGTGCCTTCAACATCGCACTCGCCAGGGACTACGGCTTCTTCGCCAAGTACGGCCTGTCCGTCGAGGAGAGCCAGCTCGCCAACGGCACCCAGGTGCTCGCGGCGCTGCAGGGGGGCAGCGGCGAGATCGGCTACGCGGATCTCTACGCCGGCATAAACGCCAAGGCGCAGGGCTTCAACCTCAAGCTGGTCGCCAACAACAACACCAACGCCAAGCAGTTCCCGATCCTCGTCCAGGCGGACGGGCCCATCAAGACGCCCGCCGACCTCGCCGGGAAGACCATCGCCCTGCCGCCGGTTCCGCAGCACACGGTCAACCTGCGGGGTTTCCTCAAGGCCAACGGGGTCGACCCGAACCAGGTCAAGTATTCGATCGTCCAGGCTCAGGCGGCCGCGCCGCAGGCGCTGGCGAGCAACTCCGTCGACGCCTTCTTCGGCCAGTGGAACCAGGCCTACACCAACGAGGGGCAGCCGGGCGCGTACAACTTCCGGGTCCTGGGCAACCCCGACTCGTCGCAGTGGTCGAACCTGAAGGCGACAACGGCCGCGTTCTGGGCCACAGGCGAGTGGCTGGAAAACCCCGAGCACCAGGCTGTGGCCCACGCCTTCGACAAAGCACTGCACGCGTCCTATGTCTGGTTCAAGACGCTGACGCCGGAGAAACTGCAGCCGATCCTGCTCAAGTACCAGCAGATCGACCTGTCGAAGCTCACCGGCGGCGACCCGCAGAAGGTCGACAACCTGCTGACGAACACGCAGCCTGGGCCGTTCGACTTCGACGCCACGCAGTCCTGGTATGAGCTCGGCCTGCAGTACGCGCCGGACAAGATCCAGAAGGGCGTCGACCTGCACGACCTGGTCTTCCCTTCGGCGCTGCAACCGGAACCGGAGCTGATCCAGCCGCCCGTGAACGCGGGATGA
- a CDS encoding MFS transporter — MDDRSRWRALYVASILSGVLLVGISDANVALPAIARSLHVGPTSLQLISAGYVVAFGLTLVPFGRLGDQGRRHQLIRVGLLLYIASSLACGLAADLRTLIAGRVLLGVAAGILMPQTIGVIQQLFGGADRGRAFGAYGVMTAVATASGPGIAGLLMTVGGADQGWRWIFLMNVPVGVALFAAGARHLPRTQPVMTTITRSFDPIGAVLLGVTVLLVLFPLVLTTGLPGDSAARWSALVPAAVFAVLFLRWERRYLGRGLLPLLDGELLRTRSYRNALLVAASWLAAGPGVGLVMMLYLQLALGLSPFLAALVLLPSSAASAFGARWAARRVLRWGRVITLTGLFTSAAGILVSVLAVNLLAQRPAIAVVTVAQILNGLGSGMVISPNHVLLLSDVPAEKGSLAASIGHLTQRIGNSLGIAATSAAFYAVVYGHAGELTNAGRSTYDSALVAGVVAAGLFFALAVWATVTDLVRTRLYRTPSEPIDRTTKAGART; from the coding sequence ATGGACGACAGATCGCGGTGGCGCGCCCTGTACGTCGCGTCGATCCTGTCGGGGGTCCTGCTGGTCGGCATCAGCGACGCGAACGTGGCGCTACCCGCGATCGCCCGCTCGCTGCACGTCGGCCCGACGAGCCTGCAGCTCATTTCCGCGGGATACGTCGTGGCGTTCGGCCTCACGCTCGTGCCCTTCGGACGCCTCGGCGACCAGGGCCGCAGACACCAGCTGATCCGCGTCGGGCTGCTGCTGTACATCGCCTCCAGCCTCGCCTGCGGCCTCGCGGCGGACCTGCGGACGCTGATCGCGGGACGCGTCCTGCTCGGTGTCGCGGCCGGGATCCTGATGCCGCAGACGATCGGGGTGATCCAGCAGCTGTTCGGCGGGGCCGACCGGGGCCGGGCGTTCGGCGCCTACGGCGTGATGACCGCCGTCGCGACCGCGTCCGGGCCCGGCATCGCTGGCCTGCTCATGACCGTGGGCGGTGCGGACCAGGGCTGGCGGTGGATCTTCCTGATGAACGTCCCCGTCGGGGTCGCACTGTTCGCCGCCGGTGCTCGCCACCTGCCCCGGACGCAGCCGGTCATGACGACGATCACCCGCAGCTTCGACCCCATCGGCGCCGTGCTTCTCGGTGTCACCGTGCTGCTGGTGCTGTTCCCGCTCGTGCTGACCACCGGCCTGCCGGGCGACAGCGCGGCCCGGTGGTCGGCGCTCGTCCCCGCCGCCGTCTTCGCCGTGCTGTTCCTGCGATGGGAACGCCGCTACCTCGGACGTGGCCTGCTCCCGCTGCTGGACGGGGAGCTGCTGCGCACCCGCTCGTACCGGAACGCGCTGCTCGTCGCCGCGTCGTGGCTGGCCGCCGGACCCGGCGTGGGGCTCGTGATGATGCTGTACCTGCAGCTCGCGCTCGGGCTCTCGCCGTTCCTCGCCGCTCTCGTGCTGCTGCCGTCTTCGGCGGCCTCCGCCTTCGGAGCGCGCTGGGCGGCGCGGCGGGTGCTGCGATGGGGCCGCGTCATCACTCTGACCGGCCTGTTCACGTCGGCCGCGGGGATCCTCGTCTCCGTCCTGGCCGTGAACCTCCTCGCGCAACGCCCCGCGATCGCGGTGGTCACCGTGGCGCAGATCCTCAACGGGCTCGGCAGCGGCATGGTGATCTCCCCCAACCATGTGCTGCTGCTGAGCGACGTACCGGCCGAGAAGGGCAGCCTCGCCGCCTCGATCGGCCACCTTACTCAGCGCATCGGCAACTCGCTCGGCATCGCGGCCACCTCGGCGGCTTTCTATGCCGTGGTCTACGGGCACGCGGGGGAGCTGACGAACGCCGGGCGGTCCACCTACGACAGCGCGCTCGTCGCCGGCGTGGTCGCGGCCGGGCTCTTCTTCGCGCTCGCCGTGTGGGCGACGGTGACAGACCTCGTCCGGACGCGGCTCTACCGGACACCAAGTGAACCGATCGACAGGACTACGAAAGCAGGAGCACGGACATGA
- a CDS encoding NtaA/DmoA family FMN-dependent monooxygenase (This protein belongs to a clade of FMN-dependent monooxygenases, within a broader family of flavin-dependent oxidoreductases, the luciferase-like monooxygenase (LMM) family, some of whose members use coenzyme F420 rather than FMN.) → MSERRHVKLGHSIWPEGRHGTGWRRRRHYKVLEGDPDFYRATAQTAERGLFDYLFLGNGESSRLPGKPGGRKQNWSADTAANGVVNLVDGEHYWTPNGLFKLDSFTANAYVAALTTRIGLVSTFNTTYQHPFNVARQTATLDHLSRGRAAINIVTGRSDDAARNYGFDEQPDGDARWDRAEEFIQILWSLWDGWQDGWYVGDREGGRFLDLSKIQPTSFRGRHFSVEGPLNIPPSPQRRPPLIVAGTSQRSFEFGAKYADVRFIPFADKQAEYYQTQKALAASYGRDPDAYYLLPGITFYVDETSSAAHARFREIQDLSVVPFDARELGRVLGVDLGNAGSKDKVKDVVDVTANPASAWIVKDAFLGFGDEDITLADLDHFIANGPANQVPVVGSGQEVADWIEENFEDRKLDGVVVFPPYQPGSLDAFVDLVVPELQRRGLFRKAYTSTTFREHFDRPAIARTA, encoded by the coding sequence ATGAGTGAGAGACGGCATGTGAAGCTGGGGCACTCCATCTGGCCCGAGGGGCGCCACGGCACGGGCTGGCGGCGCCGGCGCCACTACAAGGTCCTTGAGGGCGACCCGGACTTCTACCGGGCGACCGCGCAGACCGCCGAACGAGGGCTGTTCGACTACTTGTTCCTCGGCAACGGCGAGTCCTCCCGGCTTCCCGGCAAGCCGGGGGGCCGCAAGCAGAACTGGTCGGCCGACACCGCCGCCAACGGCGTCGTGAACCTGGTCGACGGCGAGCACTACTGGACTCCCAACGGGCTGTTCAAGCTCGACAGCTTCACCGCGAACGCCTACGTCGCCGCGCTGACCACGCGCATCGGGCTCGTATCGACGTTCAACACGACCTACCAGCACCCGTTCAACGTCGCCCGCCAGACCGCGACCCTCGACCACCTCAGCCGGGGCCGCGCCGCGATCAACATCGTCACCGGGCGCAGCGACGACGCGGCGCGCAACTACGGATTCGACGAGCAGCCCGACGGCGACGCCCGATGGGATCGCGCGGAGGAGTTCATCCAGATCCTCTGGTCGCTGTGGGACGGCTGGCAGGACGGCTGGTACGTCGGCGACCGGGAGGGCGGACGGTTCCTCGATCTCAGCAAGATCCAGCCGACTTCCTTCCGCGGCAGGCATTTCAGTGTCGAGGGGCCGCTGAACATCCCGCCGTCCCCGCAGCGCCGCCCGCCGCTGATCGTGGCGGGCACTTCCCAGCGGTCGTTCGAGTTCGGCGCCAAGTACGCGGACGTCCGCTTCATCCCCTTCGCCGACAAGCAGGCCGAGTATTACCAGACGCAGAAGGCGCTGGCCGCGAGCTACGGACGCGACCCGGACGCCTACTATCTGCTGCCCGGCATCACGTTCTACGTCGACGAGACCTCGTCGGCCGCTCACGCCAGGTTCCGCGAGATCCAGGACCTCTCGGTCGTGCCGTTCGACGCGCGCGAACTCGGGCGCGTACTTGGCGTGGACCTCGGCAACGCCGGGTCGAAGGACAAGGTCAAGGACGTCGTGGACGTCACCGCGAACCCCGCTTCGGCATGGATCGTGAAGGACGCCTTCCTCGGCTTCGGCGACGAGGACATCACTCTCGCCGACCTCGACCACTTCATCGCCAACGGCCCCGCCAACCAGGTGCCGGTCGTCGGTTCCGGGCAGGAGGTGGCCGACTGGATCGAGGAGAACTTCGAGGACCGCAAGCTCGACGGCGTCGTCGTCTTCCCGCCATACCAGCCGGGCTCGCTGGACGCGTTCGTCGACCTGGTGGTGCCGGAGCTCCAGCGTCGCGGCCTGTTCCGCAAGGCCTACACCAGCACGACGTTCCGGGAGCACTTCGACCGGCCGGCCATCGCGAGGACCGCCTGA
- a CDS encoding flavin reductase family protein, translating to MTETLSGRAVDGERFRRALAAHAAGVVVITAQDDETPIGLTATSFSSVSLEPPLVSFYVNQSSSTWPRLRSAGHFAVNMLTSDQDELAVRFARKGIDRFAEPTRWHRGPFGAPLLSDASVHLVCLPHTTAEVGDHVLVVGLVCEATVHGTSRPLLYHQGRFGRFIPHS from the coding sequence GTGACCGAGACCCTGTCAGGGCGGGCCGTGGACGGCGAGCGGTTCCGCAGAGCGCTGGCGGCGCACGCCGCCGGTGTCGTAGTGATCACCGCTCAGGACGACGAAACCCCCATCGGCCTGACCGCGACGTCGTTCTCCTCGGTGAGCCTGGAGCCGCCGCTGGTCTCCTTCTATGTGAACCAATCCTCGAGCACCTGGCCCCGGTTGCGCTCAGCCGGCCACTTCGCCGTCAACATGCTCACCAGCGACCAGGATGAGCTCGCGGTCAGATTCGCACGCAAGGGCATCGACCGTTTCGCCGAGCCGACTCGCTGGCATCGCGGCCCCTTCGGGGCTCCGCTGCTGAGCGACGCGTCGGTGCACCTGGTCTGCCTGCCGCACACGACGGCCGAAGTGGGCGACCACGTGCTCGTCGTGGGCCTGGTCTGCGAGGCCACGGTGCACGGCACCAGCCGCCCGCTGCTATACCATCAGGGCCGTTTCGGCCGATTCATCCCCCACTCCTGA
- a CDS encoding N,N-dimethylformamidase beta subunit family domain-containing protein, producing MTSPMTVRAYAMSTSCVQGTSLGFVLDHPAPVVVTDATDDRVVFEGTASAPHWELDIPSGWRSSLYRARFGPEQPWPFGLPGTTPCPDNEVYFVVRQAVPGSPVLLSVPFTTWQAYNRAGEPGQSIYWTESPTRAARVTFDRPGGGPPPERWEEGLMRWLRRGGYDVAYCSNLDLHDGLDLLSRHRLLIVNGHDEYWSLGMRDAVEEFVRRGGNVAFFSGNTCWWQIRLEDGGRTMVCHRDPVTDPIAATDPRQTTVEWSAAPVNRPENTLTGVSFRAGAGAWGPHMPRMLEESYTTRFAAHWVFEGTGLTDGDKFGEGCLGYETDAAEFEEVGGVPRATGRDGTPSSFVVLATADLRHWSAYGQGGMATMGVFTSGLGTVFTAATVNWGNGLHDPVVDRITRNVVDRLSAAPGEERWDVIGPPADLRALAVLGRTLHAVSADGTLLARELCGQNLPWRPVGPADDVRALAVPREAAGGVAVGLYGVTHDGRLLRHDEPGWQEAGPAPGSAVGLAVADCTFWVATSCGGLWRRPFGGDGWEHVGSSGGAVALGGMNGRLFALDSEGRLLTRLPPPSASDWECHAEAVPGTMFTTHAGLVVAAGPGTPLRWRHV from the coding sequence ATGACCAGTCCGATGACCGTACGCGCCTATGCCATGTCGACGTCCTGCGTGCAGGGGACATCGCTCGGCTTCGTCCTCGACCACCCGGCGCCCGTGGTGGTGACCGACGCCACCGACGACCGGGTGGTCTTCGAGGGAACCGCCTCCGCGCCCCACTGGGAGCTCGACATCCCCTCCGGCTGGCGCAGCTCGCTCTATCGGGCCCGCTTCGGCCCCGAGCAGCCGTGGCCGTTCGGGCTGCCGGGGACCACGCCGTGCCCGGACAACGAGGTCTACTTCGTGGTGCGGCAGGCCGTGCCCGGCTCGCCGGTGCTGCTGAGCGTCCCCTTCACCACCTGGCAGGCGTACAACAGGGCGGGGGAACCGGGGCAGAGCATCTACTGGACCGAGTCGCCCACGCGGGCCGCGCGGGTGACCTTCGACCGGCCCGGCGGCGGGCCTCCTCCCGAACGCTGGGAGGAGGGGCTGATGCGGTGGCTGCGCCGCGGCGGCTACGACGTCGCCTACTGCTCCAACCTGGACCTCCATGACGGCCTCGATCTTCTGTCCCGCCATCGGCTGCTGATCGTCAACGGGCACGACGAGTATTGGTCGCTCGGGATGCGCGACGCCGTCGAGGAGTTCGTGAGGCGCGGCGGCAACGTTGCCTTCTTTTCCGGCAACACGTGCTGGTGGCAGATCAGGCTCGAAGACGGCGGCCGCACCATGGTGTGCCACCGCGACCCGGTGACCGACCCCATCGCCGCCACCGATCCCCGGCAGACGACCGTCGAGTGGTCGGCCGCGCCGGTGAACCGGCCGGAGAACACGCTGACCGGGGTGAGCTTCCGCGCGGGCGCCGGAGCCTGGGGGCCGCACATGCCGCGCATGCTGGAAGAGTCGTACACCACGCGTTTCGCGGCGCACTGGGTGTTCGAGGGGACGGGGCTGACCGACGGCGACAAGTTCGGCGAGGGCTGCCTGGGCTACGAGACCGACGCCGCGGAGTTCGAGGAGGTCGGCGGGGTGCCCCGGGCGACCGGCAGGGACGGCACGCCCTCGTCGTTCGTCGTCCTCGCCACCGCCGACCTGCGGCACTGGAGCGCGTACGGCCAGGGCGGCATGGCGACCATGGGCGTGTTCACCAGCGGTCTCGGCACGGTCTTCACCGCGGCCACGGTGAACTGGGGCAACGGCCTGCACGATCCCGTCGTCGACCGGATCACCCGCAACGTGGTCGACCGGCTGTCGGCCGCTCCCGGCGAGGAGCGCTGGGACGTCATCGGCCCGCCGGCCGACCTGCGGGCGCTCGCGGTGCTCGGCCGCACGCTGCACGCGGTGAGCGCGGACGGCACGCTGCTGGCCCGGGAGTTGTGCGGCCAGAACCTGCCCTGGCGGCCCGTCGGCCCCGCCGACGACGTACGCGCCCTCGCCGTCCCGCGCGAGGCCGCGGGCGGCGTCGCCGTCGGCCTGTACGGCGTCACGCACGACGGGCGGCTGCTGCGCCACGACGAGCCGGGATGGCAGGAGGCCGGCCCCGCGCCCGGGTCCGCCGTGGGCCTGGCCGTGGCCGACTGCACCTTCTGGGTCGCCACGTCCTGCGGCGGGTTGTGGCGGCGGCCGTTCGGCGGCGACGGCTGGGAGCACGTGGGCTCGTCGGGAGGCGCCGTCGCCCTCGGCGGGATGAACGGCAGGCTCTTCGCCCTCGACTCCGAGGGCCGTCTGCTGACCCGGCTTCCCCCGCCTTCCGCGAGCGACTGGGAGTGCCACGCGGAGGCGGTGCCGGGCACCATGTTCACCACCCACGCCGGGCTCGTCGTCGCCGCCGGACCCGGCACTCCCCTGCGCTGGCGACACGTCTGA
- a CDS encoding FAD-dependent oxidoreductase produces the protein MSKHHDVDRAAQESLRLLGADPGNWVAPVPGVDHDVAIIGGGQSGVTIAYALRRAGISRVTVIEAADQAKTGVWRTRARMNTLRTPKTRSGPELGNPAIGFQAWYEGLHGEEAFRAIGRIARTDWADYIEWFQRQVGVEVRYRTRVADIEPVDGLLRLHLDVDGQRQTEVVRKIVLATGVEGTGGPYIPAIFEGLPEHLRAHTGHEIDFAGLDGKDVGILGAATSALDAAAVALESGAREVHVFSYRAELVIQPTGGNVPNPGAQENFHRLPDAARWQNRWNQANKGSTSPLDTVLRAVAFPNLRLHFNAPWTALREEDGRVVVEAADGTHAYDFVIAGTGYQYDPRTRPELRRLAEDIALWRDVYEPPAALRSESLGAYPYLGDGYELTERVPGSAPWLRDVHVFNVAAAQSFGRPVGDIPSLRTGVPRLVEAISRDLFLADWQRPKPPAAAAPEESFTAHYAHAVWRPDVDAKAAIG, from the coding sequence ATGAGCAAGCACCACGATGTCGACCGCGCGGCGCAGGAGTCGCTGCGGCTGCTCGGCGCCGACCCCGGCAACTGGGTCGCCCCGGTTCCCGGCGTGGACCACGACGTCGCGATCATCGGCGGAGGGCAGAGCGGCGTGACCATCGCGTACGCCCTGCGCCGCGCCGGCATCTCCAGAGTCACCGTCATAGAGGCGGCCGACCAGGCGAAAACCGGCGTGTGGCGGACCCGGGCGCGGATGAACACCCTGCGTACGCCGAAGACCCGTTCCGGCCCTGAGCTCGGCAACCCGGCGATCGGATTCCAGGCCTGGTACGAGGGACTGCACGGCGAGGAGGCGTTCCGGGCCATCGGACGTATCGCCCGCACCGACTGGGCCGACTACATCGAATGGTTCCAGCGGCAGGTCGGCGTGGAGGTCCGCTACCGGACCAGGGTCGCGGACATCGAGCCGGTCGACGGACTGCTGCGGCTGCACCTGGACGTCGACGGGCAGCGGCAGACCGAGGTGGTGCGCAAGATCGTCCTCGCGACAGGCGTCGAGGGGACCGGCGGCCCGTACATCCCCGCGATCTTCGAAGGGCTGCCGGAACATCTCCGCGCCCATACCGGCCACGAGATCGACTTCGCCGGGCTGGACGGCAAGGATGTCGGCATCCTCGGTGCCGCCACCTCCGCGCTCGACGCCGCCGCGGTCGCGCTGGAGTCCGGCGCCCGCGAGGTGCACGTGTTCTCCTACCGCGCCGAACTGGTCATCCAGCCCACCGGAGGCAACGTGCCGAACCCCGGCGCGCAGGAGAACTTCCACCGGCTGCCCGACGCGGCGCGCTGGCAGAACCGGTGGAACCAGGCGAACAAGGGGTCGACCAGCCCGCTGGACACCGTGCTGCGCGCGGTCGCCTTCCCGAACCTGCGCCTGCACTTCAACGCGCCGTGGACGGCGCTGCGTGAAGAGGACGGCAGGGTCGTCGTCGAGGCGGCCGACGGCACACACGCCTACGACTTCGTCATCGCCGGGACCGGCTACCAGTACGACCCGCGCACCCGGCCGGAGCTGCGGCGTCTGGCCGAGGACATCGCACTGTGGCGGGACGTGTACGAGCCCCCGGCCGCACTCCGCTCCGAGAGCCTCGGCGCGTACCCCTATCTCGGTGACGGCTACGAGCTCACCGAGCGCGTGCCCGGCTCGGCTCCGTGGCTGCGTGACGTCCACGTGTTCAACGTCGCCGCGGCGCAGAGCTTCGGCCGTCCCGTCGGCGACATCCCCAGCCTGCGCACCGGCGTGCCGCGCCTGGTCGAGGCGATCAGCCGTGACCTCTTCCTCGCCGACTGGCAGCGGCCGAAGCCGCCCGCCGCCGCAGCCCCGGAGGAGTCCTTCACCGCGCACTACGCCCACGCCGTCTGGCGTCCCGACGTCGACGCGAAGGCGGCGATCGGCTGA